The sequence below is a genomic window from Dyadobacter chenwenxiniae.
AAATCCGAAATTGACCATAAGGCGCCCGTCTATTACGGACAGATTATCAAGGTGATAACCAAATATGTTCCTGCTAAATCTGCAAAGATCCAGTTTGAGTACGAGGTTGTTAACCTGACAACAGGCGAATTGTGTGCCGTAGGAAAGACAATGCAGGTCTTTTTGGACAAGGAAACGCGCACGTTGGAATTGATTACGCCCGATTTTTACCGGGAATGGAAAGAAATAAATAAGGTTTAGTAAAATCAGCATGACCTACATTGGTGCCGAAGTTATCATAAGTCCATTGGGTAGGACCACAGCTGAAAATTGGGCTGCTATCCGTGCAAACCAGTCGGGGATTTCCTTGGTTAAACGGGCCGGCTTTGATAAATCAGATCTTTATTTATCGAAAATGCTGGATCTGGTTGATGATTATAAATTTGAAAAGCTTCTCATAGATGCGTTATCGACTGTTGCACAAGAAATTGATCCTGCAATCCTGACTTCGGACAGAACCATTGTTATCATCAGCTCGACGAAAGGTGAACTGGATAAAAACATCCACGACCAGTTTGGAAAGAGCATTTCGGCATTGATTTCCCGGTTTTTGCTTGCAAATCAGCCAGTTGTGCTTTCGAATGCTTGCATATCGGGTGTGTTGGCCATCAATGCAGCTGGTAATTTTATTGATGCGCAAATTTACGATCATGCTGTTGTTATTGGTTGCGATCTGATCTCCGACTTTGTGATTTATGGATTTCAATCGCTTTTCGCAGTGAGCGATCAGCCTTGTGCGCCTTTTGATACTTTACGCAACGGAATTACAATGGGCGAGGGCTGTGGCGCTGTTGTGGTGTCGCAGACAAAGAATATTTTCCGGAATGGCGCTTTGCAGCTGTTATCCGGCACAAGTGCCAACGATGCCAACCACATTTCCGGACCATCGCGAACAGGTGAAGGCCTTTTTCGGAGCGTAAAAAAGACTTTGGAAAACAATCAGCTTACGGCGGAGGACATTGACTTTGTGTGTGCCCACGGAACGGCCACTGTATTTAATGATGAAATGGAATCGATTGCTTTCGACCGTCTAGGCCTCAGTGACGTCCATCTCAGCAGTTTGAAGGGGTATTTCGGTCATACACTTGGCGCTGCCGGTGTAATCGAAACTGCTGCCTCCATGCAAATGATGCGGCATGGCCTTTTGGTGAAAAGCCTGGGATACAGGGAAAGTGGGACTTCGAGAAAATTAAATGTCATTGCAGAAAATGCCGCTAGTCAGCCAGAGACGATCCTGAAAACAGCATCCGGATTTGGCGGCGGAAATGCATCTTTGATTATCAGAAGTTTATGAGTTGTATTACCACATTTTGTTATTTATCCCCAGACCAGTGTTCGGTGAACGGTGAAATTGTTTCCACGCGCCACATGAGTTCCGCCGATAGTTGGTTTAAACAGATTTATAAGGAGCAGGAATTTGTATACCCCAAGTTTTACAAAATGGACGCGCTGTCGCAGGCTGGCTTTCTGGCGTCTGAATTGATAAAAAGATCAAATCAGGGACTTACCAGCGAATATAAGGACGACGAGATAGCGATGCTTTTTGCAAACCAATCGTCCAGCGCGGATACGGATATGCGGTTTATGCATTCCTACGAGCACAATGGTGCGCCGAGTCCTTCTTTATTTGTATACACATTACCCAATATCGTTTTGGGCGAAATAGCAATCAGAAACAAGTGGTATGGCGAAAATATGTTCGCTGTTTTGCCTAAATTCGCACCCGGTTTTTTCGTAGACTACGGGAAGATTCTCCTGTCAACCGGCGCGAAAGCGTTACTTTGCGGGTGGCTGGGAGTCCTCGGGGATGACATTGAAGTGTTCGTATTCTTAGTGGAAAGCGAATCGGATAATGGCAGTGATTTCAACGTGGAAAACCTTACGGACCTCGCACAATTGGGCCATCCATAACAACTCGAATTTAAGTTTACTTATGAATTTACAATGGATAATTTAAAGGAAGATCTTAAAAAACAAATCATAGAGCAGTTAAACCTCGAAGATATTACGCCTGCCGACATAGCGGACGACGCATTATTGTTCGCTGACGCAGGTCTTGGACTTGATTCCATTGATGCGCTGGAACTGATTGTACTGCTCGAAAAATACCATGCAATACAAGTCGTTAATCCGGAAGAAGGGAAGGTCGCATTTAAGTCGATCGATACAATGGCCGAATATATCCGTCAAAGGAAAAGCTGAAAACTAAAATGGGTGTCCGAATCACCGGTATTGGCATTGTCTCAGCGATTGGATTAACCGTTGCGGAAAACCTGCGGGCGCTCAGGGAAAGCAGATCCGGAATAGGGCCGGTCCAATATTTGGAAGAGGAGGAAGGATTGCTGGTTGGCGAAGTAAAAATGTCCAGTGAAGCATTGCAGAAAGAGCTCGGAATCGGTTCGAAAGGCATTTCCCGCACATCCTTACTTGGCCTGAAAGCTGCAAAGGAGGCTTGGGGTGACAATAAGCATACACACAACCTCAAAACCGGCATCATTTCGTCGACATCCGTGGGCGGAATGGATAATACTGAAGGTTTCTATAAAGCATATCTTGCCGGAGCAAATCCAGATTTTAATATCTTAAAAACGCACAACAGCGGCAGTACTACTGAGCGGATTGCTGCAGAGCTGGGTATTTCGGGCTATATCAATACATTGTCAACAGCCTGTTCGTCAGGTGCCAACGCAATAATGCTCGGCGCACGCCTGCTGTTAAGCGGAAAGCTGGACCGAGTTCTGGTGGGAGGTTCGGACGCATTAACGCAATTCACAATTAACGGTTTTCGCTCGCTGATGATTTATGACGATCAATGGTGCAGGCCGTTTGACGAAACCAGAAGCGGACTGAACTTAGGCGAAGGTGCTGCCTTCTTACTCCTGGAAAATGAAAAGAGCATCAAAAATTCGGGAAATAAAACGATTGCTTATATAAATGGTTGGGCGAATGCGGCGGATGCTTATCATCAAACTGCATCGTCACCAGATGGAAAAGGCGCTACGATGGCTATAACCAATGCTTTGGAGCGATCAGGCATCCCCTTGGAAGACATATCTTACATAAACGCTCACGGAACAGGCACAAAGAATAACGATTTATCCGAATCCGTTGCGCTCAGGAATGTATTTAAGGAAAATATCCCGGCTTTCAGCTCAACAAAACCATTTACAGGGCATACATTGGCTGCCGCAGGGGCGATTGAAGCGGTTTTTTCAATTTTGGCCATCCAGCATCAGCTCATTTTTCCTAACCTGAATTACGCCGTAGCCATTGCCGAAACGGGTCTGGAACCGGTTACATCATTGCGAAACGAAAAACATGTTAAGGCAGTTCTTTCTAACTCCTTTGGTTTTGGAGGAAATAACTCGTCACTGGTCTTTTCAGATCGTGAATGACTTTAAACAAATTCAAAGCTTTTTATAGTTGTATTACATTTCTGCCACATCAACCATTTCGCATCAGCCCACATTTCAAAATGTAGGCTTTTCTGCTGCTATTCAACCAGTGCAGGCATCATCTGCGCTCCTGAGCCCGGACTATAAAGAATTTATTGACGCAGGACTCTTGCGCAGAATGAGCAAAATTTTGAGGATGTCAGTGGCCTGTGCGCAGGACTGTATCCGGCAAGCCGAAATAGAGCAGCCCGGCGCAATCATCGTTGGGACGGGACTGGGATGCCTTCTTGACACGGAAAAATTTCTTAACAATGTTATAACCATCAAAGGCATGCTTCCGCCGACCTCGTTTATTCAGTCGACGCACAACACGATGGCTGGGCAAATTTCGCTTAGCATTGGCAACCACGGATATAACATGACCCATACCCAAAATACGGTGTCATTCGAAAATGCCATGCTGGACGCCATGCTGCTTTTGGATGAAAAGGAAGAAAACATTCTGGTGGGCGCTGCTGACGAAGCCATTGACTTTTTGAACGAAATTTCTGATAAGCTGCACCTGCATCTGCACCTTCCGCTTACTTCCGGAGCGTCATTTTTTATTCTTTCCAATCAAAAAAATGATCGGTCGTTGGCGCATGTGAAAGATACCCGGACCTTTGGGCTTGTGGATGACGCCGGTGGGTTGATCCGTGCATTTTTGACAGAAAATCAGGTTAATGTTCGAGATTTGGATTTGGTACTCTTTCCGGGAATTAGTAAGGATAGCAGCGGTGTGACCAACTTATTTGCGAATTTAGGGTTAGACAAAGGTAAATGTGCTGACTATCTCTGTTTTTCAGGAATTTATCCAACTACTTCTGCTTTTGCACTGCATTTAGCTGTTGACAAAATGAAAGCGGATAAATCGCTAAAAAATGTACTGATTTGCAATACATTAATTCAAAGTAACCTGGGGCTGACACTCTTGCAATCCGTTGAAGCATAATATCGTTACAGCAATAGCCATCACTATATTCGCACTCAGCGGAATCATCTTCTGGGAAACGGGCTTTGCATGGCTGATATTTATCGCAATCGCACTCGCATATCTGGCTGTCACTGCGTACGGATCTTTCAACATTCAGGCGAATTATTTTCTGAAATCTACCAGTCGGGGAAAGCGCAAGTCAATCGCATTAACCTTTGACGATGGCCCGGATCCCGAAACCACCCCCAGGATTCTGGACATGCTGAGAGAGAAAAATGTAAAAGCGACTTTTTTTGTCATTGGTAAAAGGGCCGAAAAACATCCTGAGCTGCTCCTGCGGATCGACGAAGAAGGTCATATTGTAGGTAATCATTCGTACAGCCATCACTATCTCATCGCATTCTTTTCGACAGAGAAATTAAAGAATGATCTGGATCGTTGCTCTGGCATTATTGCCGGTATTCTTGGAAAAACACCAAAATTTTTCCGCCCGCCGTTCGGTGTTACCAACCCGCGCTATGCGCGCGTACTGCGTAATCTGAAACTGGATTCCGTAGGTTGGTCGCTGAGGAGTCTGGATACAAAGGCGCGGAATAAGTATGAAATCATCAATCGGGTTATATCTGCTGTTAACGCGAAAGACATCATTTTGCTGCACGACAATCGTAAGGTAACAGCCGATTCCCTGGAAGACCTTATTGAACATTGTTTGCAAAAGGGAATAAAAATCGAGCCGTTGTCGAAGCTGATCCAAAAGGAACCATATGAATAAATTCACGCTAATGTTGCTCATATTTTCCGCGGTCATCAGAATCGCGGAAGGGCAATCATTTAACAAAGTTTCCAATCCTGAGAAAGTTTTTCTGGAACTGCGTAAGGCTTCGCAATCCGTCAATTCCATTCAGGCGGCATTTACAGAGGAGAAAATGCTGTCGGTTTTAAAAGAACCCGGGCATTCATCCGGGGTTTTTTATTATAAGAAAAGCGACAAGATGCGATGGGAGCAAAAATCGCCTTCTAGTTATGTAATATTAATTAACAGCGATAAATTACGCGTTCAGGAGGCTGGAAAGGAGAAAAATGTGGGACAGGCAAGTAGAATGGCTGGGCAGATCAAGGAGCTGATGATCGGGCTTGTCAACGGTGATTTTCAGCAAAACAAAGCATTCGCACAAAGCTGCCTTGAAAGCACGGGCCAATATATGATCGTCTTAACGCCGGTTAACCGCAGACTAAAAAATATTTATTCCAAGATCACTTTGGTTTTCCCTAAAAGTACGTTGCATTTAAAAGAGCTGTCTTTTTTTGAAAAAGGCGGGGACAAGAGCGTGATGAAATTTCAGAACGAAAAGTTTAACCACCCCATAAACGATAGTCTTTTTTCTAACTTTTGAGGTATCCATTATTAGAACGTTGGCATGTTTGTAAATAGTCTCTATTTTGTTATCAGCAATGAATTGACTTCGGAAAGCATTGTTTCAGAGATAAAGATCAATGAACAGCATGCCGTATTTGAGGGCCATTTCCCTGGTTCACCCGTTATGCCTGGCGTGGTGCAATTGCAGATTGTGAAGGAAATTCTGGAAGCACATCTGAGGAGGAAACTGGCAATGAAAACGATGCGGACCTGTAAGTTCCTGGAAGTGCTTAATCCCCGGGAAAATCCAAATGTCCGGATTAACATCAAATACAAGCAGTCGGAGATTTTAGATGTTGTTGCCTCAGGAGAAGCCCAGGGAAAGGTTTTTTTTAAAATGCAGGCGAGTTATCTTTAATCAAAGATTCGTTTCAATTTACTCAGCGGCCGATTCATTTAAATTAGCCATCTGATCATAAATATAACAATGACCTTAAAGGACATCAATTGCTGCGTAATCGTACCCACTTACAATAATATCAAAACAATAGAAGGGATTATGGAATCCCTTCTTCTCTTCTCAGGCGGACAAGACATCATCGTCGTAAACGACGGCTCTACGGACCGAACGCCATATCTGCTGTTAGATTATCGACGGAGGCTTACCGTCATTGATTATGTGCTTAACAATGGCAAGGGCCACGCGCTCCGCGCAGGTTTCAAAAAAGCGATTGCCATGGGTTACGACAATGCCATCACGATCGATTCGGACGGGCAGCACCTGGTTTCAGACATTCCGCTTTTCCTGGAAGCTGCCGCTAAAAATCCCGGTGCTGTGATCATGGGGTCCAGGGATATGGAGCAGGAGGATGTACCTGGTAAGAGTTCCTTCGGTAATAAGTTTTCGAATTTTTGGTTTAAGGTCGAGACAGGCATTTCACTTCCGGATACGCAAACGGGTTTCAGGTTATATCCGCTGGCCGAAATTGCCAAAATGAAACTTTATACAACCAAATTTGAAACGGAAATAGAAGTTCTTGTCAGGCTTGCATGGCGCGATGTGCCGATCATTCCGGTAGACATTCACGTGATATACGATAAAGAGGAACGCGTGACGCACTTCCGCCCATTCAAGGATTTTGCCCGGATCAGCGTGCTGAATACAGTGCTGGTCACCCTCGCGCTGCTTTACTTTTTGCCCAGAAAGCTGATTAGGGAAGTAAAAAAAAAAGGTCTCTGGAAGACCATTAAAGAAGAGGCAGTAAAGGCGGAAGAATCCAATTTAAGCAAGGCAAAATCCATTGGTTTTGGGTTTTTTATGGGCATTGTGCCAATTTGGGGTTTCCAGCTGCTGATTGGCATTCCGCTGTCCATTTATTTTAAGATGAACAAGGCTTTTTCTGGCCGCAGCCAATATCAGCATCCCTCCATTTATTCCCCTTATCATTTATTGTAGTTACAAGTTCGGTGGTCTGTTCTATAAAAATAGCGTGCAACTTGCTTCTTTTGAGAACCTTACACTTCAATCAATCCATGTAAATTTCGTACAATATTTTATTGGCGGAACATTGTTGGCGGTTGTAGCCGGACTTATCGGCTTCCTTCTAACTTATCTTTTATTGGTCATTTTTCGCAAGTAACGCCACTTGAACAAGATCCGAGTTCTTCGCACTTTCTACAAATTTTTATAAAATCTATACGAATTGATCAAAAATTAGTGGTTTCGGATTTTGTTATGAGGTCTCATTCTCTATATTTACGAGATTTTAAAAACCTCTAACCTAATTTAGTTATCGCATGAGTAACATTACCTATTTAGTGCCGGCTTTGGGCCTTGTTGGCTTGCTGGTTATGTTCTTCAAAAGAGGCTGGGTTGTCCGGCAGGACGGTGGAAGTCCTGAAATGAAAGAAATCGCGGACGCCATTGCAGATGGTGCCCTTGCCTTCCTGAAAGCCGAATGGCGTGTACTCATAGTTTTTGGTATCATTGTTAGTATTTTATTGGGTTACTCAGGCACATTGGTTGAAAACTCGAGTGCCTTTATTGGCATATCGTTCCTGGTCGGTGCATTCATTTCTGCATTTGCAGGCTACATCGGGATGAATATTGCAACAAAATCCAACGTCCGTACTACGCAGGCAGCACGCACAAGCCTTACCAAAGCGCTTGAAGTGTCATTTACCGGCGGTTCCGTTATGGGCATTGGTGTGGCAAGCTTAGCTGTGATCGGTTTGGGCGGTTTGTTTATCATTTTATATCATTTTTTCGTTGGCGACAGCACGGATGTCAATGGTCTGGGCATGGAAAAAGTGCTGGAGGTGCTTGCCGGTTTTTCACTGGGAGCTGAATCCATCGCGCTTTTTGCGCGCGTAGGCGGCGGTATTTATACCAAAGCTGCTGACGTTGGTGCTGACCTTGTAGGGAAAGTTGAGGCCGGAATTCCGGAAGATGATCCACGAAACCCGGCGACCATTGCCGATAACGTGGGTGATAACGTCGGCGATGTAGCGGGTATGGGAGCCGATTTATTCGGTTCATATGTAGCAACAATTCTGGCAACAATGGTTCTGGGTCGTGAGATCATTTCTCAGGGAACAGATAATTTTGGCGGTATTTCGCCGATTTTGCTTCCTATGGTCATTGCTGGAATGGGCCTCATTGCGTCTATCATCGGTATGTTGCTGGTTCGCGTGAAAAATGACCAGGGTAATGTGCAGGGCGCTTTGAACCTGGGTAACTGGGGTTCTATCATTCTTGTTTTAATCGGAAGTTATCCGCTGACGATGTGGATGTTGCCCGAAGGAACGTTAACCATTCGCGGCGTTGATTTCACTTCGCTGGATGTCTTCTGGTCTATATTATTGGGGTCGATTGTGGGTGCTATCATGTCAACTGTGACGGAATATTACACCGCAATGGGCAAAAGGCCTGTTCAATCCATTGTAAATCAGTCGTCAACTGGTCACGCTACCAACATTATCGGCGGACTTTCTGTGGGAATGGAATCTACTGTGATCCCAACATTGGTGCTCGCTGCGGGTATTTACATCAGTTATGAATTTGCCGGACTATATGGTGTGGCAATTGCGGCTGCTGGTATGATGGCAACAACAGCCATGCAACTTGCCATCGACGCATTCGGCCCGATTGCCGATAATGCCGGTGGAATTGCCGAAATGGCGCATTTGCCGGAAGAGGTCCGTGGTCGCACGGATATTTTAGATGCTGTCGGGAACACTACCGCTGCCTCCGGAAAAGGTTTTGCCATTGCATCCGCTGCGCTTACTTCACTGGCGCTTTTTGCCGCTTTTTGTGGTGTGGCGGGCATTAATTCAATTGATATATATAAAGCAAATGTGCTCGCCGGGCTATTTGTGGGAGCGATGATCCCATTTATATTTTCCTCACTGGCCATTGCGGCAGTAGGCCGCGCTGCCATGAAAATGGTTGAAGAAGTGCGCAGGCAGTTCCGCGAGATCCCGGGCATTATGGAAGGCACTGCCAAACCCGAATATGATAAATGTGTGGCCATTTCCACACAAGCATCCATCCGCGAGATGGTTGCGCCAGGTCTCATTGCACTGATCGTTCCGGTCATCGTCGGTTTCCTTTTTGGCCCTGAGGTGCTGGGTGGAACACTGGCGGGAGTAACAGTTTCGGGCGTTTTAATGGGTATTTTTCAAAACAACGCCGGTGGTGCGTGGGATAATGCTAAGAAATCTTTCGAAAAAGGAGCCGTTATCAATGGGGAAACTTACTATAAAAAGTCTGAACCGCATAAGGCAGCAGTAACCGGCGACACGGTAGGGGACCCTTTCAAAGACACCTCCGGCCCATCGATGAACATCCTTATCAAGCTGATGTCCATCGTGTCCTTGGTTATTGCACCACACATTGCCGTGGACAAAGCGGAAATAGAGGGCTTCGATGCGAAAGTAAAGGGAATACAAGTTGCAGCTGCGCAGAAAGCTGCCAAAAGCCTGGAACATGTTGCTCACTATCCCGCGAAGGACATTGCAAAATAAGCATCTG
It includes:
- a CDS encoding acyl-CoA thioesterase produces the protein MIASEIEIDIRFSETDAMGVVWHGNYLKFFEDGREAFGKTYGLEYLTIFDKGYFTPIVKSEIDHKAPVYYGQIIKVITKYVPAKSAKIQFEYEVVNLTTGELCAVGKTMQVFLDKETRTLELITPDFYREWKEINKV
- a CDS encoding beta-ketoacyl synthase N-terminal-like domain-containing protein, whose product is MTYIGAEVIISPLGRTTAENWAAIRANQSGISLVKRAGFDKSDLYLSKMLDLVDDYKFEKLLIDALSTVAQEIDPAILTSDRTIVIISSTKGELDKNIHDQFGKSISALISRFLLANQPVVLSNACISGVLAINAAGNFIDAQIYDHAVVIGCDLISDFVIYGFQSLFAVSDQPCAPFDTLRNGITMGEGCGAVVVSQTKNIFRNGALQLLSGTSANDANHISGPSRTGEGLFRSVKKTLENNQLTAEDIDFVCAHGTATVFNDEMESIAFDRLGLSDVHLSSLKGYFGHTLGAAGVIETAASMQMMRHGLLVKSLGYRESGTSRKLNVIAENAASQPETILKTASGFGGGNASLIIRSL
- a CDS encoding phosphopantetheine-binding protein; translated protein: MDNLKEDLKKQIIEQLNLEDITPADIADDALLFADAGLGLDSIDALELIVLLEKYHAIQVVNPEEGKVAFKSIDTMAEYIRQRKS
- a CDS encoding beta-ketoacyl-[acyl-carrier-protein] synthase family protein — protein: MGVRITGIGIVSAIGLTVAENLRALRESRSGIGPVQYLEEEEGLLVGEVKMSSEALQKELGIGSKGISRTSLLGLKAAKEAWGDNKHTHNLKTGIISSTSVGGMDNTEGFYKAYLAGANPDFNILKTHNSGSTTERIAAELGISGYINTLSTACSSGANAIMLGARLLLSGKLDRVLVGGSDALTQFTINGFRSLMIYDDQWCRPFDETRSGLNLGEGAAFLLLENEKSIKNSGNKTIAYINGWANAADAYHQTASSPDGKGATMAITNALERSGIPLEDISYINAHGTGTKNNDLSESVALRNVFKENIPAFSSTKPFTGHTLAAAGAIEAVFSILAIQHQLIFPNLNYAVAIAETGLEPVTSLRNEKHVKAVLSNSFGFGGNNSSLVFSDRE
- a CDS encoding beta-ketoacyl synthase chain length factor; translation: MYYISATSTISHQPTFQNVGFSAAIQPVQASSALLSPDYKEFIDAGLLRRMSKILRMSVACAQDCIRQAEIEQPGAIIVGTGLGCLLDTEKFLNNVITIKGMLPPTSFIQSTHNTMAGQISLSIGNHGYNMTHTQNTVSFENAMLDAMLLLDEKEENILVGAADEAIDFLNEISDKLHLHLHLPLTSGASFFILSNQKNDRSLAHVKDTRTFGLVDDAGGLIRAFLTENQVNVRDLDLVLFPGISKDSSGVTNLFANLGLDKGKCADYLCFSGIYPTTSAFALHLAVDKMKADKSLKNVLICNTLIQSNLGLTLLQSVEA
- a CDS encoding polysaccharide deacetylase family protein is translated as MKHNIVTAIAITIFALSGIIFWETGFAWLIFIAIALAYLAVTAYGSFNIQANYFLKSTSRGKRKSIALTFDDGPDPETTPRILDMLREKNVKATFFVIGKRAEKHPELLLRIDEEGHIVGNHSYSHHYLIAFFSTEKLKNDLDRCSGIIAGILGKTPKFFRPPFGVTNPRYARVLRNLKLDSVGWSLRSLDTKARNKYEIINRVISAVNAKDIILLHDNRKVTADSLEDLIEHCLQKGIKIEPLSKLIQKEPYE
- a CDS encoding outer membrane lipoprotein carrier protein LolA, producing MNKFTLMLLIFSAVIRIAEGQSFNKVSNPEKVFLELRKASQSVNSIQAAFTEEKMLSVLKEPGHSSGVFYYKKSDKMRWEQKSPSSYVILINSDKLRVQEAGKEKNVGQASRMAGQIKELMIGLVNGDFQQNKAFAQSCLESTGQYMIVLTPVNRRLKNIYSKITLVFPKSTLHLKELSFFEKGGDKSVMKFQNEKFNHPINDSLFSNF
- a CDS encoding 3-hydroxyacyl-ACP dehydratase, which encodes MFVNSLYFVISNELTSESIVSEIKINEQHAVFEGHFPGSPVMPGVVQLQIVKEILEAHLRRKLAMKTMRTCKFLEVLNPRENPNVRINIKYKQSEILDVVASGEAQGKVFFKMQASYL
- a CDS encoding glycosyltransferase, with translation MESLLLFSGGQDIIVVNDGSTDRTPYLLLDYRRRLTVIDYVLNNGKGHALRAGFKKAIAMGYDNAITIDSDGQHLVSDIPLFLEAAAKNPGAVIMGSRDMEQEDVPGKSSFGNKFSNFWFKVETGISLPDTQTGFRLYPLAEIAKMKLYTTKFETEIEVLVRLAWRDVPIIPVDIHVIYDKEERVTHFRPFKDFARISVLNTVLVTLALLYFLPRKLIREVKKKGLWKTIKEEAVKAEESNLSKAKSIGFGFFMGIVPIWGFQLLIGIPLSIYFKMNKAFSGRSQYQHPSIYSPYHLL
- a CDS encoding sodium-translocating pyrophosphatase, which encodes MSNITYLVPALGLVGLLVMFFKRGWVVRQDGGSPEMKEIADAIADGALAFLKAEWRVLIVFGIIVSILLGYSGTLVENSSAFIGISFLVGAFISAFAGYIGMNIATKSNVRTTQAARTSLTKALEVSFTGGSVMGIGVASLAVIGLGGLFIILYHFFVGDSTDVNGLGMEKVLEVLAGFSLGAESIALFARVGGGIYTKAADVGADLVGKVEAGIPEDDPRNPATIADNVGDNVGDVAGMGADLFGSYVATILATMVLGREIISQGTDNFGGISPILLPMVIAGMGLIASIIGMLLVRVKNDQGNVQGALNLGNWGSIILVLIGSYPLTMWMLPEGTLTIRGVDFTSLDVFWSILLGSIVGAIMSTVTEYYTAMGKRPVQSIVNQSSTGHATNIIGGLSVGMESTVIPTLVLAAGIYISYEFAGLYGVAIAAAGMMATTAMQLAIDAFGPIADNAGGIAEMAHLPEEVRGRTDILDAVGNTTAASGKGFAIASAALTSLALFAAFCGVAGINSIDIYKANVLAGLFVGAMIPFIFSSLAIAAVGRAAMKMVEEVRRQFREIPGIMEGTAKPEYDKCVAISTQASIREMVAPGLIALIVPVIVGFLFGPEVLGGTLAGVTVSGVLMGIFQNNAGGAWDNAKKSFEKGAVINGETYYKKSEPHKAAVTGDTVGDPFKDTSGPSMNILIKLMSIVSLVIAPHIAVDKAEIEGFDAKVKGIQVAAAQKAAKSLEHVAHYPAKDIAK